The nucleotide window AGGCGCTCGCAGCTGGAGCAGGTGGATACCGGTATCCAGCGCCGCGGCGATGCCCTCGAGCAGCTGGCGCGGCGAGCGGTCTTCCGGGGTGATCAGGTAGCGGCGCGGCAAGCGCGCCGCGGCGATGATCGGCTGGTTGGCGGCCGGAAACGCGTACTCGGGCAGCGCCGCGGGCTCGACCCAGGCCAGAGGCTGGCCCTCGGCGCCATGCGGCTCGCCGGCGAAAGCCAGCACTTCCCAGACATCCAGCAGCACCTGCTTGTCCGGATAATCGTGACGAACCTGGATCAGCGGACGCGCGCTCGTGACCTCGATGCCCAGTTCTTCCTGCAGCTCGCGCGCCAGCGCCGCCTCGACGCTTTCGCCCGCCTCGACCTTGCCGCCGGGAAACTCCCACAGCCCGCCCTGATGCTTGTCCAGCGGGCGTTTGGCGATCAGGACACGACAGTCGGCGGATCGAATGACCGCCGCGGCGACATGGATTCGGTGCATGACAGTTCCAGAACCGCAGCCCGGGCCACCAAGCCCGGGTTGCGGCATGCTACGCGGTCAGGTGCGGTATTCGGCGTTGATCTTCACGTACTCGTGCGACAGATCGGTGGTCCAGATGGTCTCGCTGCAGTCACCACGACCCAGCTCGATGCGGATGGTGATCTCTTCGCGCGCCATCACCGCCGCGCCCTGCTCCTCGGTGTAGCTGGGCGAACGACCGCCCTGGCTGGCGATGCAGACTTCGCCGAGATAGACGTCGATCAGGCTCACATCCAGGTTCGGCACGCCGGCATAGCCAACGGCGGCGAGGATACGCCCCCAGTTGGGGTCGGAGGCGAACAGCGCGGTCTTGATCAGCGGCGAGTGGGCCACGGCGTAGGCCACGTCCAGGCATTCCTGATGGTTGGCGCCGCCGTTGACCTGCACGGTGACGAACTTGGTAGCGCCTTCACCGTCGCGCACGATGGCCTGGGCAACTTCCATGAACACTTCGCACACCGCCTGCTTGAGCTTGGCGAACAGCTCGCCGGCGGCTTCGGTGATTTCCGGCAGCTTGGCCTGGCCGGTGGCGATCAGCATGCAGCAGTCGTTGGTGGACGTGTCGCCGTCGATGGTGATGCGGTTGAACGACTTGTTCGCTGCGTCACGCACCAGGTCCTGCAGCACCTCGCGCGCCACCTTGGCGTCGGTGGCGATGTAGCCGAGCATGGTCGCCATGTTCGGACGGATCATGCCGGCGCCCTTGGAAATGCCGGTCACGGTGACGGTCACACCGTCATGCTGGAATTGGCGGCTGGCACCCTTGGGCAGGGTGTCGGTGGTCATGATGCCGGTGGCGGCCTCGGCCCAGTGGTTCTCGGCCAGATCGTCCAGGGCTGCCTGCAGGGCGCCCTCGATCTTGGCCACCGGCAGAGGTTCACCGATCACTCCGGTGGAGAACGGCAGCACGGCAGACTCGTCGACACCGGTCAGCGCTGCCAGCGCGGCACAGGTACGGCGGGCATTGGCCAGACCATCGGCGCCGGTGCCAGCGTTGGCGTTGCCGGTGTTGGTCAGCAGATAGCGCACCTCACCCGCCATGCGCTCGCGGGTCACCAGTACCGGAGCCGCGCAGAACGCGTTGGTGGTGGTCACGCCGGCGACGCGCGAGCCTTCGGCGCAGCGCATCACGACGACATCCTTGCGCCCCGGACGCTTGATGCCGGCCG belongs to Pseudomonas phenolilytica and includes:
- a CDS encoding Nudix family hydrolase; this translates as MHRIHVAAAVIRSADCRVLIAKRPLDKHQGGLWEFPGGKVEAGESVEAALARELQEELGIEVTSARPLIQVRHDYPDKQVLLDVWEVLAFAGEPHGAEGQPLAWVEPAALPEYAFPAANQPIIAAARLPRRYLITPEDRSPRQLLEGIAAALDTGIHLLQLRAPDLSDAAYRALANDALALCAGRAQLMLKGPLEWAADFPAAGWHLTSAQLRRMAAQGRPLPSERWLAASCHDATELALATAAGVDFVTLSPVQATATHPDAAPLGWSRASELLLGFNQPAYLLGGLGHGDLARALHAGAQGVAGIRAFWPD
- the argJ gene encoding bifunctional glutamate N-acetyltransferase/amino-acid acetyltransferase ArgJ, with amino-acid sequence MAVGLGPLPTLHPVPGFELGIASAGIKRPGRKDVVVMRCAEGSRVAGVTTTNAFCAAPVLVTRERMAGEVRYLLTNTGNANAGTGADGLANARRTCAALAALTGVDESAVLPFSTGVIGEPLPVAKIEGALQAALDDLAENHWAEAATGIMTTDTLPKGASRQFQHDGVTVTVTGISKGAGMIRPNMATMLGYIATDAKVAREVLQDLVRDAANKSFNRITIDGDTSTNDCCMLIATGQAKLPEITEAAGELFAKLKQAVCEVFMEVAQAIVRDGEGATKFVTVQVNGGANHQECLDVAYAVAHSPLIKTALFASDPNWGRILAAVGYAGVPNLDVSLIDVYLGEVCIASQGGRSPSYTEEQGAAVMAREEITIRIELGRGDCSETIWTTDLSHEYVKINAEYRT